One Falco cherrug isolate bFalChe1 chromosome 11, bFalChe1.pri, whole genome shotgun sequence DNA window includes the following coding sequences:
- the LOC114015661 gene encoding PHD finger protein 13-like isoform X3: MSPQNSTGSTQDSDSWASSHSSDCHVLTDDGRSRNTAARGAVDSSLLVSCPAFPASFYDVRPQQTRRKKPPAKKLILEQEVEKRVPLSAGKGFGAEQDGVKELAALEGQVPPMKEQLLEPSLNLAGDPQPNSLLEELMEEKDWMHGAQGTKKPAGDDPQLKEHDPCSGGRKSPSSFSTLDQSEGEDASRGSSQLSAVEFAAAPNTKAEDDDAWDLITCFCLKPFAGRPMIECNECATWIHLSCAKIRKSNVPEVFICQRCRDAKQEIRRSNRARTVPRKRFCD; encoded by the exons ATGAGTCCCCAGAACAGCACGGGGAGCACTCAGGACAGCGATAGCTGGGCCTCGTCCCACTCCTCTGACTGCCACGTCCTGACGGACGACGGCAGGAGCAGGAACACTGCAGCAAGGGGGGCTGTGGacagcagcctgctggtgagcTGCCCTGCCTTCCCCGCCAGCTTCTACGATGTCCGGCCCCAGCAAACCAGGCGGAAGAAACCACCAGCAAAGAAACTCATTTTGGAGCAGGAGGTGGAGAAGAGGGTGCCGCTGAGTGCCGGGAAGGGCTTTGGGGCAGAGCAGGATGGGGTGAAGGAGCTGGCTGCGCTGGAGGGACAGGTGCCTCCCATGAAAGAGCAGCTCTTGGAGCCTTCCCTCAACCtggctggggacccccagcccaACTCCCTCCTGGAGGAGCTGATGGAGGAGAAGGACTGGATGCACGGAGCGCAGGGGACCAAGAAGCCAGCAGGAGATGATCCTCAGCTAAAGGAGCATGACCCCTGCTCTGGCGGGAGGAAAAGCCCCAGTTCTTTTAGTACCTTGGACCAAAGCGAAGGGGAAGATGCGAGCAGAGGGAGCTCCCAGCTTAGTG CAGTTGAATTTGCAGCAGCTCCCAACACCAAAGCAGAAG ATGACGATGCCTGGGATCTGATCACCTGCTTCTGCCTGAAGCCCTTCGCAGGGAGGCCCATGATCGAATGTAATGAATGCGCTACCTGGATCCACCTCTCTTGTGCCAAGATCCGCAAATCCAACGTGCCTGAGGTTTTTATTTGCCAGCGATGCCGCGATGCCAAGCAGGAGATTCGCCGCTCAAACCGAGCTCGGACGGTGCCCCGCAAGCGCTTCTGTGACTGA
- the LOC114015662 gene encoding FH2 domain-containing protein 1-like produces MGRPRKEPAGASSPRPATAAPKTAPAEPPPSTSAARAKAVAVGGQRRSAPAAGAAGRGWGTKPGSSQPRPAASRGAHGGAGDQRGAPAGSCSATQKKTPDAKGAASPAGPDPRPQKKQPGADPSVAWDQFLPPLESQDIPWVEKETRGQRSNPKWYEWRENRITASMAPRIANSKFANGKTAEVPQSYLKAVVSSSPSVQTPAMSWGVRNEKVAVQAYEQLKSQAEGKPVRVEDCGLFIHREKKWIAASPDGIIKEAATGKALGLLEVKCPYKHRNRTVREACKDKDFCLEVDGDSYALKKDHAYFTQVQCQLAATGFQQADFVVHTTKETAVVPVEFDAKFWGQTVPKLEKFYTEAVIPHLEEKAAGSVWAKEE; encoded by the coding sequence ATGGGGAGACCCAGGAAGGAGCCTGCTGGCGCGTCCTCCCCTCGGCCGGCCACGGCCGCCCCCAAAACCGCCCCTGCCGAGCCGCCACCTTCCACCTCGGCCGCCCGGGCcaaggctgtggctgtgggaggCCAACGCAGGAGTGCTCccgctgctggggctgctggccgGGGATGGGGGACAAAGCCAGGCTCCTCTCAGCCGCGACCTGCAGCATCCCGCGGAGCccatggaggtgctggggacCAGCGTGGAGCACCTGCCGGGAGTTGCTCTGCAACCCAGAAGAAGACACCTGATGCCAAAGGAGCTGCTAGCCCAGCTGGACCTGACCCACGTCCACAGAAGAAGCAGCCTGGGGCTGACCCGAGCGTGGCCTGGGACCAGTTCCTGCCCCCGCTGGAGAGCCAGGACATCCCGTGGGTGGAGAAGGAGACCCGGGGCCAGCGGAGCAACCCCAAGTGGTACGAGTGGCGGGAGAACCGCATCACCGCCTCCATGGCCCCCAGGATCGCCAacagcaagtttgccaatggCAAGACGGCTGAGGTGCCCCAGTCCTACCTGAAAGCAGTGGTGAGCTCCAGCCCCAGCGTGCAGACGCCAGCCATGTCCTGGGGGGTCCGCAACGAGAAGGTGGCCGTGCAGGCCTACGAGCAGCTGAAGTCGCAGGCGGAGGGCAAGCCGGTGCGGGTGGAGGACTGCGGCCTCTTCATTCACCGGGAGAAGAAGTGGATCGCCGCCAGCCCCGATGGCATCATCAAGGAGGCAGCCACGGGGAAggctctggggctgctggaggtgaAGTGTCCCTACAAGCACAGGAACAGGACGGTGCGCGAGGCCTGCAAGGACAAGGACTTCTGCCTGGAGGTGGACGGGGACTCCTATGCCCTGAAGAAGGATCATGCCTACTTCACCCAGGTccagtgccagctggcagcCACTGGCTTCCAGCAGGCCGACTTTGTGGTGCACACCACCAAGGAGACAGCCGTGGTCCCCGTGGAGTTTGACGCGAAGTTCTGGGGGCAAACAGTGCCCAAGCTGGAGAAGTTTTATACCGAGGCAGTGATTCCCCacctggaggagaaggcagctggtTCCGTCTGGGCCAAGGAGGAGTAA